Part of the Pseudomonadota bacterium genome, TTAAGTGTAGCGAACAAGCAAACCCCATGGGACTTCCGGAAGAAATTGGAGGGTTGTTATTGATAGAAGTTGATGGAGATAGAGAGTCTATTCAGTCGCAGGCTGAAAAAATAAGGAGGATTCTGCTTGAGAAAAAGGCTGTGCAATGTGACATGACACAGGACCCTGAAGAGGCTGACAGGCTCTGGCAGGCAAGACGAACCCTTTCTCAGGCAACATATAATCTAAATCCTGTAAAAATTGCTGAGGATGTGGTAGTACCCCGCTCCAATATACCGTCACTTATTCATATCCTTGAAGAGATGGAGAAAAAATTCGGTATCCCGATTCTAAGCTTTGGACATGCAGGGGACGGCAACTTTCATGTAAGCATTATGATTCAGGATATACCTATCCACAGGGCAAAGGCAGAAGAGGCAGTAAGGGAAATATTTGCAGAAACAATCAGGCTTGGGGGTACCCTTTCGGGTGAGCACGGGATTGGACTTTCCAAGGCAGCCTACCTTGAAATGGAACTTTCTCCAGAGGTGATTGCCACGATGAAAAGGATAAAACAACTCTTCGACCCCAATAACATACTTAATCCCGGTAAGATTTTTCCTGCCTGAATAATTGAGGGAGGTTTCAGATCAGCGAAATAACTTCGTTAAGGATACAGAGTGTATTATTAGATTGCTTTGAAAATTAATCTGAGGAGTCCTGCTGACCCTCTGGGTCAGGAAGGATTAAAACCATTTGTTGATACTCTTTTAACACCTTTTTTGTGAAACGGGTTATGGGTACATTGTCGTCAGTTGTGTGTGTTTTCTTTACCTTTGCAGGTCCCACATTATAGGCATGGAGCGCTGAATAAAGATTTTCAAACATATCCATGAGTTTTGAAAGATAGTTAACGCCGATTTTGATGTTCTTTTCGGGCTCATAGAGGCATTTTGCTCCCCTTACCTGCACCCCTGCGTCTTTCGCAATATGCTTTGCCAGTGCTGGTTTTATCTGGAGAAGCCCTCTTGCCCCTTTTCTGGAAATGGCATTATGTCTGAAATTACTCTCCACTTTCATCACAGCCAGAATAAGTCTATAATCCAGGTTGTATTGTTGAGACTCTTCATATACAGTATTTGCAATAGTTTTTAATGTATCTTCATTAGCCCTCACCCTTTTCTCTTTTAAATATTCCACTGTCTTCGCTATGATCATTTCCTTTTCCGTGTTTTCATCAGTAAAGGCTTCAGTGATTGAGAAAGTGGTCAGGGTGAATATGATTATTGCAGAGATTATTGTGGAAAGGGGGTTAAATTTCTCAGGAATTTTCATGAGGTATTTAGATACAACAGAATGGTGATATGTGTCAACAATTTTCATAGCTATCACTGTGATTCAGACAGTAGACCATAGACATAAGGCAATAGACATTAGACTATAGACTTCAGACAACAGAAGGGAATGGGCAGAGATTACACATAG contains:
- a CDS encoding lytic transglycosylase domain-containing protein, whose protein sequence is MKIPEKFNPLSTIISAIIIFTLTTFSITEAFTDENTEKEMIIAKTVEYLKEKRVRANEDTLKTIANTVYEESQQYNLDYRLILAVMKVESNFRHNAISRKGARGLLQIKPALAKHIAKDAGVQVRGAKCLYEPEKNIKIGVNYLSKLMDMFENLYSALHAYNVGPAKVKKTHTTDDNVPITRFTKKVLKEYQQMVLILPDPEGQQDSSD
- a CDS encoding glycolate oxidase subunit GlcD — protein: VTRDYVLGLEVVKPTGEIINTGVRTMKGVVGYDLTRLFVGSEGTLGIITKIILKLIPLPEAKTTILALFKEVDEAAEAVSAIIAARIIPSTMEFMDRASIKCSEQANPMGLPEEIGGLLLIEVDGDRESIQSQAEKIRRILLEKKAVQCDMTQDPEEADRLWQARRTLSQATYNLNPVKIAEDVVVPRSNIPSLIHILEEMEKKFGIPILSFGHAGDGNFHVSIMIQDIPIHRAKAEEAVREIFAETIRLGGTLSGEHGIGLSKAAYLEMELSPEVIATMKRIKQLFDPNNILNPGKIFPA